A window of Tachypleus tridentatus isolate NWPU-2018 chromosome 7, ASM421037v1, whole genome shotgun sequence genomic DNA:
tGAGCAAGCTTCTAAACAGAAATAGAAACTTTTAAAAAGTCCAGTAACTGACATAGGTACCTAAATATTGCAATCTTACGTGTTAGAATTTATTGTTTCACGACTTTTGCACGTTTTTTGTTAGTGGTATTTTCGGCCAATAACCCAAACATATATCAAATGAGTGTCGATCATATTTCTATATATGCTTATTAAGtatgcattatttttattattattttttaattcaagtaACTCcagatttttccttttttatatctTTCCCGATGAATGCttctaataattttctttttatctcaATACAATATTAAAGGAAGACTTAGCTGCCAAAAGATACCTTAGCCCCTAGGATTTGTTTAGAGGAAACTGAAGAAAAAGAATTTTTTCTGACTGGATAATTACATGAATGTTTTACTTCATATTAAAgctcttagtttgtttgttttggaatttcgcacaaagctactcgagggctatctgtgctagccgtccctaatttagcagtgtaagactagagagaaggcagctagtcatcaccacccaccgccaactcttgggctacttttttaccaacgaatagtgggattgaccgtcaaattgtaacgcccccacggctgaaagggcgagcctgtttggcgcgatggggatgcgaacccgcgatcctcagattacgagttgcatgccttaacacgcttggccatgccgggccaaagctCTTAATATCCATTCTTCTCTGAAACACCTACAGATAAAACTAATACAACCTTTTGAACACAAAGTTCTTACGTTTGTGAAACCTGCGCAATAAATATTCTACTACAATCAATACTTTATGACTACTATTGATCTGTAAAAGTTTTCTTGTAACATTTTGTacgaaaatattaagaaaatattcctCTATAGCACAAAGTGTGGTTACTTCAACACAATTTTTCCAAAGTCCAAGAATACCAAATTAAGAGCACTCTTCAAACCTAAATATAATGTCGTTTTCTTTAGTCAGCACAACCCTGATGTTAAACAAGCGCAAATAAGTAGTCCTGATGTTTACAAGTTCATGCATACTACGCTCAGCTAAATAAACACTTTAAGTGACCAGTtaaagttatgtatatatataagtgaaaatTTATATGATAATACAATGGACAATGAAATTGCACTCTGTATATACGTCTACAGTTATACGACAATGCAGTGAGTTACGAAACTACAATATATGTATTGTCAtgtttatatgattataaaattacttaTGAAAAATGTAGTAAATGTGCTTCTGTGTTTGCATCATGTTGACACGATATATCCTGaggtaaatgtttaatattttatcacttcTTTAACATGGCTGAAATTTTACGTGCGTACTTTAGCTACCGAAGGAAGTTAttagatatgtatatatgtatttaaagaaaGATAATTCATTTGATCTCTTGATAACCAGTATTCATGGCTcagaaaatgaataaaaccaCAATTTCATTTCCACTGTATTTAGGAAAACCTCCTCCGGCTTTAACGTGGTGGAACAGAAATAACCTGCTGAAGGCCAGCTTTACTCTCACGCCACAAGGTTTCCCAAGAAACGAGCTCGTGCTACAACAACTCCGCCGTGACGACCTCCTTATTTCTCTGACGTGCAAGGCTACTAACTCTAACCTCACAGCTCCAATATCTAGCTCGGTCACCGTAGACTTGTATTGTGAGAATTAATTCCATATACCTTTTACTATATACGCTGCACATAATAGCTTATTTCCTTTCTGTTAAGCctttaataatattatcatgATTTAAGTACCAGTGTCATTCAGTAACTTTATAAATGTCGTGTTACAAGAAATTTTTGAAACCAGTAACACCAATAATAACTAGTATAACACGAATTTCAATTGTTTGAATGCTATCCTTTATCAGTCAATAAACAGGACTGTTTATCAcacagtttctgtttttaatgaGTTTTATAATTTCCTTATAGTTTTATCTCTCTCGACTggattttgttcgtttttttcaaccacgtaaaacatttatcatttaataatgcatgttttattattatcaaagcaCCATAAACTATTGTTTATCACGTATGAACTAATCCTTTTCAGTAGAATGTGGTGTTactaaaatatccattttgtttCGTTGCATAATACTGCCTTTTAAATCTTTAGTTTTCGAATGGTTACCATGTAACTTCCTTTCGATTATAAATTATACTCTCGATGACTCAGCATGAAATATGTTTCTAAACtagtaatatatttttgagtaaatatgttattacagaaataataatcataatataaCCGTAGAAGTTAATGCAATTTGATTTGTACTCAGAAGAGTTTGACTCAAACAAACTTATCAGAGTTTCTGTACTTGCCTAGTGAAGCCTTTAGATGTGAGAATCACCTCAGTCAACAAACCGCTAACAGCACACCTAGAAGCGGAGCTGGTTTGTGAATCCTGGGGAGCTAGACCAGCAGCTCAAGTAAGCTGGTGGAAAGGAACTGAACGTCTCTTTGTTGTGACCGATGCTGTGTCTCCTGACGGAAATCATACGATTAGCCAGATGTCCTTCATTCCTAGCATTGAAGATAATGGCAAAAACTTGACCTGTAGAGCGGACAATTTACTCATACCAAAAAGTGCCATTACAGATGTTTGGAACCTTGTAGTCTATTGTAAGAATGGAAATATAATTTCTGAATATAAATAATCCAAACGTAACAAATACTTTTCACATCAACTGGAAAACATTACATTTGATTTACATTTGGTGTTATTTTATTCGTGTTTGTGTGATTCATGTGAGAAGTTAATCTTGTTAAAAACacaatttgaaagaaaataagaatTTATCTCCTTTTTCAAAAATTTacttatcaatatatatatatatacactgcatgGCCAAAATAATATGGGCAcccaaccatcacacccatatatgcttgttgaacatctcattccaaaactatGGGCATTAATATGTAGTGTCCttccctttgctgctataacagacttcactcttctgggaaggcttttcactaaaCTTTGGAATATGGTTGCGGGTatttgctcctattcagccacaagagcattggtgacgtcgggcactgatgtcgggcgaaaAGTCCTGGCTCGCAGACGGCGTTCCAATTAattccaaaggtgttcgatgagGTTGAGGTTAGAGCTCTGTGCAAGCCAGTCAAATTTGTATACACCAGCCTTGGCGAACCGtatctttatggacctcgctttgtgcacgggagcattgtcatgctgaaacaaaaaagaacctctcccaaactgttgccacaaagttggaaacaCACAATACTCTAGAATGTCATTATATGCTATAGCATTAAGAGTTCCCGtgctacgcgcttcagcactcggcgttCCCGCTATGTAAACTTGTGTGGCCGACCGCGTCTTGGCTGAGCTATTGTTGCTCCTAGACgattccacttcacaataacagcacttacagctgaccggggcagctctagcagggcagaaatttaaCTAACTTACATGTTGGAAAGGTGGTATCCAATAACAGTGCctcgttgaaagtcactgagttcTTCAGTACGagccattctactgccaatgtttgtctccCTAgacatggctgtatgcttgagtttatgcacctgttagcaatgggtgatGACTTAAATAGCCGAACACACTAATTAGAAGTGGTGTCCGCATACCtgtggccatgtagtgtatatatatatgtgtgtgtgtgtacttgtgTATGTCTGCTAATAGAAAGTAAAACTCACGACATGtgcataacaaatttattttgatacagttaacagaaaaaaaaaacaactttctacGTGTTTCAGAGAACAACAGAATCCAAATGATGCCATTGTACAGTGTAATTACTGTACACTTACCCTTGCTCTAGTACATGAACAGACCTCGTGTATCCTTTTTGGTTTCGTCAAGATGGTGGATTATGTTATCCATCGAAACATgtataatatgttgttgtttttttcttttacacacatatacaaataatatttatggtGATGTAAATTGTCAGTGGCATGATTTACCGTATTTCCTGGCGTGGAAGACGTACCCCTCAATTTGATTAggtaaattctgaaaaaaaatctaaacataagaataaggttTCAGCACTTCCATCAATCTTACCAAGATGTTTtgtggattgtttagtgacttacggtACATAAATTCTCTTGCCtgcttcttgttttgttttgttctttttgtgaGCTGTGTGCTTATCATATGTACCTTgaaagtatatactttatattaccatggaatatctgtattattaccagtaataacgtTAATCTAATCTTGAGGAGTTATAAAAGTTCCGATATTACAGCACCATACGTACAGTAACATGTTAGtgttcatttatttgttatttaataccaagtaacttatacatttcattctgggCCATATAATATCGAAACGCTTCCTCTAGCCTATAAGCAACGTAACCTCAGCCTGAAAGATGCAAGATAAATAGTTGAGACCTATTCTTgggaaaaaatagtattttatatcttgtttctTGTGGcaataatgtttacaaaattcaGCCTATTTTAACAGAACAACATGCTGTTTTTGTCGCAGACACTCCTCAAGTGACAATAACGCTTATATCTCCACTGAATGAAGATGGTTTTGTGGAAAGAGGTGAAGTCCAGTTTGATTGTTCTGTGGACGCTAACCCTACTGAATTTCATGTACAGTGGCTCTTCGGAGGCTTGCCTATATCTTCTGGTGAGAAACATGGCATCATTCTGGGTAATTACTCTCTTGTTATAAAAGATGTCCAGCAGCACCACAAAGGCCAGTATCAATGTCTTGCCACAAATCAAGTAGGAGAAGGTTGGAGTGAAGAGAAGACGCTTCTAGTTCAATGTACGTGTGTCATATTCATCAATGTCTTTATCTTAGCATTTTAGGATTAGATTCATGTGCTTTAATATGAGACTTAAGTTTACTGTAGATATTCTATCAATTTTCATACAgtaatattatgttacatacgATAATAGCTCTATTCTTCAGCTTTTCATGAAGCTTTTCACTGCTCCAGAATCCAATGGCGGTGTcatttacaccactccagccgacgcctGGTATTGTGAATGGTGATCtcaggcttgtgtgcggctgttCGGCCATGGAAACGCATTTCGTGAAGCTCCCGACGAAAAGGTCTTGTGCTAATCTTGCTTCCAGGTAGTTTGGAACTGAGTAGTGAATGTTGCTTCATCACTCGGCGTTCCCGTTGTATGAGCTTGTGtagcctaccgcttcgtggctgagctgttgttgctcctagatgtttccactttacaataacagcacttacagttgaccgcgGCAGCTGTAGCtaggcagaaatttgacgaactgacttgttcgAAAGGTTTCATCCTATAACAGTGCctcgttgaaagtcactgagctcttcagtacgacccattttactgccaatgtttgtctatggagattttatggctgtatgcttgattttatgcacctgttagcagtgggtggtggcTTAAATAGCCGAACACACTAATTAAGTTGGGGTTTTCACATACATTTGTCGATGTAGTGTACctgttctgtaaaaaaaaaagtaaacaagcaGTTGTGTAGATactgacatgagtttaatgtttctTTAGTAGATGacgtcgtttttttttttccattttgtttgttttcaattttcgctcaaagctacatgacggtTGTCTCaggtagccatccctaatttagcagcgtaagacaagagggaaggcagtcagtcatcaccacccattgtcaactcttgggccacccatgaatagtaggattgatcgtcattCTATAACGCCCTCagagaattcgaactcgcgaccctcagactacgagtcgggTGCACCATCCACTTGGCCTGTTTGTTTCAGGATAAACATGATAAACAAGGTTAAGTAGAACGATGCAAGATAAATACCCAGTTGTtcagtagttaaaaaaataacataattatcaagctaagtttgtttcttgttatccACATTTGTTCAGATACTTAAAGAATAAACTGAAATTACTGTGtcggtaatatttttaataactgaacTTCGGTAATTAGATACTATGTTAATCaagctgttattatttaataaggaAAAGCTTCTCTGATAATCTGATTTCACACATCCTGCTTCAAATTATCATATTGCAGATTCTCCGGTGTGTAGAGATCCTGAAGTACAGATTATTACAGTTGCACTTGGCTCAGAAGCTAATATCTCATGTGAAGTAGATGCAGAACCTGAGGCTGTTGAATTTCATTGGGTTCTCACCAACACCTCGGGTATCGAGTCCGTGAAAACTGCTGTGACAAACCGGACGGCTAGTGTTATAGCTTTCTCACCACTTGGTTCCACGGATTTTGGGACTCTCTCTTGCTGGGCTAAAAATATCGTAGGACGACAGAAAATCCCGTGCATATATAAAATCCTTCCCGCAGGTACGAATAATGCGTCTACACAGATTTcaatactgaaagaaaaaaacaatggaaactatttgtttaatgttttaatggcttaaaaatattttaaaactgttttcatttttcaaactgAACTATTCCCAGCAGCCCGTTAATAAAAAGCAATTTAAAATTTGACTATTAAAACAGGTCCGTCATATTAACTTTATGACATTAGCTCCTTCCAAAAATGtactttatcatttttatagGTTATTTCGTGCTTTTGGAAcgttaataaaaagtttaaatcatTAAAGTTATAACTTTATGATGAAATTGTATGTCATTatcatgtgttttttgttgttgctcaATTAACGTTTTCTACTAAGTCAAACACGAAATGAAAACTTAATAGGACATATCTCTTCAGGGTTCCAAGAACTCATTAAAGTCCATTTACTCTCGAGTCTCTGTCACAACACAttctgctttattttaaaaattgtgatattttttcaatgttatgTAGCAACTTTATCGTGGAAAGTTACCTTCCTTAATTAACGGTAaataggaaaacaacaacaatatttacaTTCACAACTACATACTAAACTAACCACTTAACTAACCATTACAAGAGTCATTAATTAAATGTAACCAAAGGAACAATGAACTACTctatataactattataataaGTAGCCATTCTAGGTAAATAGTGTTTCGAAGTAACCAAATAAACAATGAGTTATTCCACATACCAGTGCAACAATCATTAATTCAATATAACAAAGTGaacaaataattattctacaTACCAGTACAATAATTAGCGAATCAAATGTAACCAAAAGAGCAATGAATTATTATATGTAACCATTACAAATTCAGTTATTTTGTGTAGCCactacaataataatttattcagttACTTTTTCAAATAACCGTCACTGAATGAAACactttacaatttattattagtaagttcaagatattcaactttatttataCGATCTTACAAAGTAATAAACTTAAGGAAATTATCACAGTATAAAAATCGTTTAGAATTAATAGAAATATGCAGATGCTGATCTATACTGTGGAACAAAATACACAGATAGAATATGTATTggtttgaaatttgttttgtcCATTTAAAACGGATTTCTTTCTATTTCATTCGTACGGGTGTGTATCCTTAAAGAGCAGAAATGTTTGTTTCGGTTATTCTTGCAGTCTGCACAAGAAATATCTCAATTAATTATCTCTAATTGTGAAttgacagactagaggaaaggcagctagtcaactcgACGACAAGTATTAGGCTACTCTAATCATATAATGGGATTTAACCGTCATTCTTATAAAACACACATGGCAGTGTGTATACACTTTGAAGGTCTAATAAGATATTAACAAATTTTGAAGGTATATCAAGTTATTAACACACTTTAAATGTCATATCCTTTTTCTCAAGGTCTTCCGGAAGCTCCTAATGACTGTATAGCCATTAACAAAACCAAAGAATCCTTTATTGTAGCCTGCTCACCAGGGTTTGATGGTGGGTTATCACAGACATTCCAGATTGAAGTGTTCACCGACAGAAAAGAACGTCTTTTCGCCAACATTTCTTCTTCAGACGTTCCTTCCTTCTCCATTTCATCATTGCCTGCCGGGACCCAATTTATACTTGTTATATACGCTATCAATAGTTTGGGAAGAAGTAGGTCGATTTCTCTTGAAGCCAGGACACTGAATAGTCAGACTAAACCACTAAATAGAGGCAAGCTTTGTTTCTAACAATTTCAATCCATTTGTAAAACACCTTAATTAACAAACTGTGTTATCCTGAATATTGATTGTGGGTACTTAATGTTAATGACTGTTACATAGCAAAATGCAATACGATGATCTAGTATTACCATGATTTGGTAATATGATGACCGAGTAATATCATAACCTAATATTATGAATTGACAGACTATAATGATCTGGAAATACGATGATCTGCTATTATGATGATCTGGCACTATAATTATCTAGTAATACTGTGATCGAGTATTATGATTATCTGGTTATACGGTGATCGGGTATTTTGATAATCTGGTTATACGGTGATCTGGTTAGACGAGTATAACGCTACCTAATGTTCTCAAGttacttaaattaattaaaatattattttaaaatctggcGATTGTTAATGGAATTAAAGAAGAATGATCTTAGTTCTTatgtaataagaataacaattagtAACCATTCATAAGTGATACAGTCACTTTTCCTTCCTACAAACGTAATTTTCACAACACATTTATAACACAGTTCCATGTTATTGGTATCAggtcagaaatatttaatactgatttcaaaaatgaagtatttttagtttAGGTTTGCAACGTAAAACTCAGTCgaaatttattttcttagatTGCTTTGAATATTAGCAGTTTAGTAGTTCTAGAAATAAAGCTTTAACTAGATGTAACGGCTTTTATCTAGTTACAAAAAAACATGCATGTTAACATCGTAATAGTAAATACAAGTGGTTATTTCATATGTTTAAGCCGATCCCTCGTGGCCTGGAAGGTATCAAatgtcattttaatataaatactaagTGCTAAGATGCTTAAGATTTAGgtgttaatgaataaaaaatatttggcaTACAACTTCGTtacttaaatatatgtacatatactttGTCTATACATATATAACGAAATATTTCATGACTCAAATATGTCTGAAGGGAAGCTGGCTGTTCAACCGTTCAGAGTAGCTAGTATGATTAATGTAGATTGCCACAAAAACTGAATAACGTATCTTCAGAGTTGTACGAaggtaatttcaaaataattatgcaCCGAAAAGTTTTAAACTGCCGGACGCTGGGTGATTAATATATCACTAAGGAAAatcataaagttaataaaatgtttgccATTGCTGTATGAACATTTCTATATCCGTgggtgtttctttaaaattacttaaGCAACTGTAAtatcatattttacactttaattaCACGTTGCAGTAAATTATCGTTAAACGGAAGGATATAATAGTGTGGAAGATGATAGACCTTAAACTAGGTATTCTAATCACCGAATAATATTATTCCAGACACTGATATTGGGACCGTCCACCTACCGTACATACTTGGTACTATATTTGGGACTGTGGTTGTGTTGATGGTGATCGTTGCTACAAATGTCTTTTTGAAATACTTTTGTGTAAGAGAACAAGAAATTCGAGGTAGGTCGACTATTGTTAGTTCTAATTACCttcattatttcttacttaattaaAGGCTATAAACGTCTTGCATTTCGAGTATAAGTGAATGTTTAAAAAGGAATAACCCTGTTTCTTTCGCTTTCGAGAAGTTTCGTGAGTTTGTAGGTATATATAATCTCGTCTAATTACAGAATAAACGAGCTATTCTAGTACAAAGGTACTTGTTTTGCACTAACTATTTAACACTGTAAACCTAACCTTACCCACCGGTATGTTTTCTCATCCGTAACCATAGCCGCATATAATTCATGTGCAAACTGTCAAGTGATTACGTAAAACACGTTGAATAAACAGAGTTAATTATCGCACCTTACTTAacaaaaagtaagttttaaatagATAATCTGTTATTAAAGTATTACTTGGCAAGTGAATGAAGTTAAAGTGGTTAACTTTGTGGTATTAAATTAGTACaagaaattaaacataataataacattatacacattttatgttcaatataaataagtttttaacttaatcaaaataacttaaaacttttaacataattaaagagcgctttaggtgtgtttttttttccttcagcaAAGCGACATCTGGTTATCTGATATGCTCACTGGTGGCTTCACACAAGAAAAGTGTGAAGTATTCTgagtttattttacataaaagatgaAGATATGTGATTTTTCATCaagaatcattttaattttttgccGTCAAAGAAAACTCTGTCTAATTATCACAAACCACGGTAGTAGTTACAGTAAAATGATGTGGGTTTAGGTATCTATGGTTCGAAGTTCCCTCGATTTCGGGAAAACTCGAGACAATGACAATGGTCCTTTATTCCACTTATATGTTCCACACGGAAATGttaagatttaattttaaaacagatattCCCGCTTTTGAATATATAAACTCATTTCAATAACAAGACGTGAGATAAGTGGAAATTATACAATAAGAACTTTGAATATGATGTGACTCACTATACCAAATCATACCAACATATATGATGATGGTTACGTTGTTTCGTTTATTGGTTAACACAATCAATTTTTGTTCAGAATGTTAGCTGCTTCCAGTAAACATAGTTGAGTTTagtaagaaataaatgttaatgtttttactttggaCTGGAGGATTTTATTCTAAATTGATTTAGTAAAGAGAAGTAAGTTCTTGaaaatttgtacttttaattGTGTAAGCGCGATTTAACGGCAACAAAACccaaaaggaaacaaaaaataaaaattccgaCGTAATTTGTGGTGTTTAACTATTTACTAGATATTTTGTATCTGGTTAATGGTTGATTGTCGTTAAGTTAttttatcttagaagaaagataaacaaaataccacTAAAAGTTCAAGTTGTCTCTTTTGTTTACGGTTATCTACAGTTCTTCTGGACATGCTGTTGTGTCAGTAAGTCTACAAGTGTTAAGTACTTAATAAAAATTAACGTTTctttgaagcagttgcaaagtTTTACAGTATTGTTCACTTGTTACGAAGAGAGTAAATAAAAAgtaggagtgtgtgtgtgtttttcttatagcaaagccacaaagggctatctgctcagtaaAAAGTAGGAACAATGTGAAtcagagatatgttaaatatactgacatttgtatgtaaatattttgatcaGTATTTAGAACGAGATAAAAGGAAACTAATGAAACTTAATAACGTACAAAATTACAGTGaataattaactaatttataattCTTCAGGCATAAAAGGAGACGAGAGGGCAGAAAAGTAAGTTACTTTacgtatatttttaattcat
This region includes:
- the LOC143255064 gene encoding neural cell adhesion molecule 2-like, which gives rise to MTMSTRFCSWTFLRSSVWFVVFASYFLLPAVLSHLLYESVVGGFAELSCNFSSVYEDKVSLILWYKDNATKPIYILDARNGIRDEPKHLPSRTINNRSYYNVSVSPSVLQLWNIREDDKGKFKCRVDYRHEPTEYFIVLLEVIVPPRETIILDKYGQRLKDLIGPYNEDSSLLLICEADGGKPPPALTWWNRNNLLKASFTLTPQGFPRNELVLQQLRRDDLLISLTCKATNSNLTAPISSSVTVDLYLKPLDVRITSVNKPLTAHLEAELVCESWGARPAAQVSWWKGTERLFVVTDAVSPDGNHTISQMSFIPSIEDNGKNLTCRADNLLIPKSAITDVWNLVVYYTPQVTITLISPLNEDGFVERGEVQFDCSVDANPTEFHVQWLFGGLPISSGEKHGIILGNYSLVIKDVQQHHKGQYQCLATNQVGEGWSEEKTLLVQYSPVCRDPEVQIITVALGSEANISCEVDAEPEAVEFHWVLTNTSGIESVKTAVTNRTASVIAFSPLGSTDFGTLSCWAKNIVGRQKIPCIYKILPAGLPEAPNDCIAINKTKESFIVACSPGFDGGLSQTFQIEVFTDRKERLFANISSSDVPSFSISSLPAGTQFILVIYAINSLGRSRSISLEARTLNSQTKPLNRDTDIGTVHLPYILGTIFGTVVVLMVIVATNVFLKYFCVREQEIRGIKGDERAEKQVHCIEEEESPKHDAQLLDLISTKHDFSGPPDVTHISANWGHPLTVEFHPKNYSEEVVLRMDRKPLLSPVETIRWREGEGGSGDRTAGENKPSTFTAIESLNIDHEKVKWAPKSVGMPSLPRIEEDDSGISAETPLVYGLLEVDNTPQQSSKNGHVFSTAV